One segment of Macrotis lagotis isolate mMagLag1 chromosome 1, bilby.v1.9.chrom.fasta, whole genome shotgun sequence DNA contains the following:
- the UPK1B gene encoding uroplakin-1b, whose product MAKGDSSVRCFQGLLIFGNVIIGMCGIALTAECIFFVSDQHSLYPLLEATDNDDIYGAAWIGIFVGICLFCLSVLGIVGIMKSSRKLLLAYFILMFIVYAFEVASSITAAVQRDFFTTNLFLRQMLERYQNKSQSNNDDIWKNTEVTKTWDRLMLQDKCCGVNGPSDWQKYKSAFREENNDADYPWPHQCCVMDKLYKPLNLDACKLGVSGYYHSKGCYELISGPMNRHAWGVAWFGFAILCWTFCVLLGTMFYWSRIEY is encoded by the exons ATGGCTAAAGGTGACTCCTCTGTGCGCTGCTTCCAAGGCCTGTTGATTTTTGGAAATGTGATTATTGGA ATGTGTGGCATTGCTCTGACAGCAGAATGCATCTTCTTTGTATCGGATCAACACAGCCTTTACCCTTTACTAGAAGCTACTGATAATGATGACATCTATGGAGCAGCCTGGATTGGCATCTTTGTTGGCATCTGCCTCTTCTGCTTGTCTGTTCTTGGCATTGTGGGCATCATGAAGTCAAGCAGAAAACTACTTCTGGCA TATTTCATTCTGATGTTTATAGTTTATGCCTTTGAAGTGGCATCCAGCATCACAGCAGCTGTGCAGAGAGATTTT tTTACTACCAATCTTTTCCTGAGGCAGATGCTGGAAAGGTATCAGAACAAAAGTCAGTCCAATAATGATGACATATGGAAAAATACAGAAGTGACCAAAACCTGGGACCGCCTCATGCTCCAG GATAAGTGCTGTGGTGTCAATGgtccatcagattggcaaaagtACAAGTCGGCCTTCAGGGAGGAAAATAATGATGCCGACTACCCCTGGCCTCATCAGTGCTGTGTCATGGATAAGCTCTATAAGCCCCTCAATCTCGATGCTTGTAAACTTGGTGTGTCCGGCTATTatcacagcaag ggttgttatgaACTGATCTCAGGACCAATGAATCGACATGCCTGGGGCGTTGCATGGTTTGGATTTGCCATTCTCTGCTGGACT ttttgtgtTCTCTTGGGCACCATGTTCTATTGGAGTAGAATTGAATACTGA